A segment of the Marispirochaeta aestuarii genome:
TGTCCCGTGGCCAGCTGGGTACCTACACCCCAGACATCCACCGGGGCCCCTTCCGCGAGAAGCTGGGCTGCGATCTGCTCATTAAGGTCTCCGGAAACGGCGATAAAGGCATACCGGAGTCCTGCGGCATCAAGCCTGGCTCGTACCTGCTTGCTCAGGTACGAGAGGTCTCCGGAATCCAGGCGAACACCTATACGCTTCCCCTGTTTCCGGAGCTTTTTTCCAATGATGATGGCGTTCTCGATCCCCTGGTTCAGGGTGTCGAAGGTGTCGATTAAAAGGATCGAGGTGTCCGGATACAGTTCGGAGTAACGCTCAAAGGATTCGGCTTCAGAATCAAAGGCCATTACCCAGGAGTGGGCCATGGTTCCACTCACGGGAATATTGTACAGTCTGCCCGCCAGTGTGTTGGAGGTGCCGCTGGCACCACCGATATAGGCCGCCCGGGATGCCATAAGGGCCCCGTTGTACCCCTGGGCTCGACGCATGCCGAATTCAAGAATGCTGCCGAACTCTGTTGCCACTAAAACCCTGGCGGCCTTGGTTGCAATAAGGGTCTGGAAATTTACAATGTTCAGCAGCAGGCTTTCAATTATCTGCGCCTCGATAAGGGGGGCTTCGACCCGGATCAGGGGCTCCTCCGGAAAGACAAGGCTTCCTTCGCGAAAAGAGAGGACCGAACCACTGAAACGGAACTCCGAAAGATACTCGAGAAACTCGTCGCCGAAGTATCCAAGGGATCCCAGATAGCTGATGTCGTCGCAGCTGAACTTGAGCCCCTCAAGATCGTCCAGGAGGGTATCAATCCCCGCGAAGATCGCGAAACCGCCTCCATAGGGCTGCCTGCGGAAGAACATGTCAAAGACCACATGGGGATTATGATGATTCAACAGGTATCCCTGGGCCATGGTCAGTTCGTACAGGTCGGTGAACAGGGGAGAGATCGTCATGCCGGATCTTCCGATGCTACTATGCGTGCTCCCGCTTTTTGCATCTCTTCCAGGCGCTCTTGTACGTTTCCCGGGGGAAAATCCACGCCCCGGACGCAGTCGCTGACAAGGTCTACCTTGTAGCCGAGCTTGATGGCATCCATTACGGTATAGAATACGCAGTAATCCGTAGCCAGTCCGCAGACCGCCAGATCATTGATTCCCAGGTTTTTCAGGTAGCCGTCGAGTCCCGTGGGGGTAAGATGGTCGTTTTCGAAGAATCCCGAATAGGAATCGAGTTTCGGGGAGGTCCCCTTGCTGATTATCAGATCAAGCGTGCGCTGGTCCAGGTCGGGATGAAACTCTGCTCCCGGTGTGCCGGGCACGCAATGGTCCGGCCACAGAACCTGTTCAATATCTCCGGTCTTCAGTATCTCCTGAACCTTTTTACCGGGATGGTTAGAGGCAAAGGAGATGTGATTCTTCGGGTGCCAGTCCCGGGTGGCCACAACCTTGTCGAAAGATTTTGCCAGGGAGTTCACTGCAGGTACAATGCTGTCTCCATCCTTTACCGCCAATGCTCCGCCGGGACAGAAATCGCGCTGCAGATCAACAATAATGAGTGCCTTTTTCATGATTCTCCTCCAGCTGTTTATATGTTAAGTATAACCACTAGAAGCCTTTATGTTAAATACCTTTTTCCCGGAGAGGAAAAAACTCTCGACATGGACGCTGAATCCCGCTACTATTATTTTATATTCATGACGCTGCTGAAAACTCAGCCCAGGGCAGAAAGAGTAGTTTTTCGCGGTGTCCTGATATAAATTCCCTGATATAAAGTTTACGAGGAGGCCGTATGACCACTGTTGTGTGCGACGTAACGAAAAAAGCAATTCCCAATGCCCAGCGGGATGTTAATTATGTAACCATGCTGGATAAAACTCTATCTATGCCTGCTGTGGAAGAGTTCGAGAAAAGGGTACGGGAGAAGATGAGGAGCAACAAACAATACTCCTTTGCCGTATACAAGAAGGTGTACCGGGACGTATTGAACCAGATGTGCAAATAGTCCCGGACAGAGTTGATTCAGGCCGGATTATTTCGGCCTGATCGTATCAAAACCAGTATAGGGCACCAGCGCCGACGGAATGCGCACCGATCCGTCGGCCTGCTGGAAGTTCTCCAGTATGGCGATAATGGCCCTGGAGACGGCAACTGCCGTTCCGTTCAGCATATGAACGTAGGAATTCCTGCCCTCGTCCTTGAAGCGTACGCCAAGTCTTCTGGACTGGTAATCCGTACAGTTGGAAGTACTGGTAACCTCGCCCCAGTCTCCCGCCTCTCCCCGGCCCGGCATCCAGGCTTCAAGATCATATTTCCGGTATGCAGGACTCCCAAGATCGCCGGTACAGGTATCAACCACCCGGAAAGGAACTTCGAGGCCTTTAAAGATCTCCTCTTCTATTGCAAGCAGTTCCTGATGTATCTCCTCCGACTGGTCGGGTGTACAGTAGACGAACATCTCCACCTTGGAGAACTGGTGGACCCTGTAGAGTCCCTTGGAAAACTGTCCCGCCGCGCCTGCCTCCCTGCGGAAACAATGGCTGAAACCGGCCATTTTCAAGGGAAGATCTGCGGCATCCAGGATTGAATCGGAATGATATCCCCCCAGGGTTATCTCTGCGGTTCCCACCAGGCAGGTGCCGGTTCCTTCTAGGGAATAGATATTGCTTTCGGATCCCCTGGGGTTGAAACCGATGCCTTCGAGGATTTCCTCCTTGGCAATGTCAGGGGTTATTGTGGGGGTAAAACCCTTTTTCTGCAGGATATCCATGGCATAGCGGATAAGGGCCAGTTCGAGAAAGACGGCTTCATTCTTCAGGTAATAGAACTTGGTTCCCGACACCTTCGCCGCGGTATCGAAATCCACCAGGTCGAGCTCCTGGGCAAGCTGTACGTGGTCCTTTGCCGGAAAGTCAAAGCTGACCGGTTCTCCGAATCTGCGGATTTCCAGGTTGTCCTTATCCTCTTTGCCCACGGGGGCGTCAGGATGCGCCATGTTGGGGATTTTCTCTGCAGCTTCCTTGAGCTCCGCCGAGACAGTTTTGAGCCTCTCCTCAAGACCTGCAATATCCTCCTTGAGGCGTTTCCCCTCTTCCACAAGGGGGGCACGTTCGTCCGGAGGGAGTTTACCCTTCATTTTTGCGGCATTCTCGTTCCGCTGCCGTCGCAGATCGTCCACTTCGTTCAGAAGACGATTGCGTTCCTCGTAGAGGGCAATAACCTTGTCGAGGTCAGCGGTCATGAAGCGGTTGGCAATATTCCGGCGAACCGCATCGGCATTATCCCGGATAAATTTAAGATCAAGCATGTGTGTATCCTTCGCTGATTATGTTGTGGGCACCTTTAAAACTGCCTTGTATTATTCAAGTTCTCTGGCCCGCGACGCGGCCCTTCCGACGGCATCCATCACCGAGGCGGTAAAGCCGCCTTCTTCGAGGGCGGCGACTCCCTGTATAGTGGTTCCTCCGGGGCTGATAACCGTGCTTAACAGGCTGACCGGATGTTCGTTCCCTTCCCGGACAAGGCCGACAGCACCTTCCAGGGTACCGAGGGCAATTTCCAGGGATGTGGAGTAGGGAATGCCTTCGCCGGTCCCTCCCAGTGCGAGGGCGTGGAGAAAGGCAAAGACATAGGCGATCCCTGATCCGCAGAGGCCGGTAAAGGCGGCCATGGATGATTCCGGCAGTTCCACCGTATTTCCAGCGCAGCCGGCAAGGTAGAGTGCTTCCCCGCGAAATTCCGCTGTAACCTTTTCTGCACAGCTCAGGGCCGTAAGGGCCTTTCCCACACGTGCTGCGATATTCGGCATGAAGCGAATTACCTGGTCTGTGGAAAGAAGTTCGGTAAACAGTGATATCGGGGTACCGGCGGCGATGGAGATAATCTTTTTACCTTTGGTATATGGAGCATACGCGCCAAGGACCTTGCGCAGAAGCTGAGGCTTCAGCGCCACAAGTATAATATCCGAGGCTTCGCAGAACTCAGGTACAGGAAGGTTCACCCTGGCTCCGCAGTCATTGACGGCGCACTCCGCTTTCGCCGTATCAGGTTCCTGCACAATAAGCGCGGTTTCAGGGCTCTCCTTATGAAGCCCTGTGGCCAGGGCAGAACCCATGTTACCGTAACCAATAAATCCTATCGATCTGATCACCCGTTCCTCCGGGACTTACCGTACCATGTACGGGAAAAATGTGTCTACTGAAAAGTTGTCAGTCTTTTCCTGATACCTCAGCTCCAGCTGAAGGTCCGCGGGCTTCCTTCCCGCAGAAGCCCCGGAAAATTGTTCTGACGCATCACTTCGAAGGCTGCAATTGCAACTGAATTGGCAAGGTTCATGGATCTGGCTTCTTCCCGCATGGGTATTCGTATGCAGCGCTCAGGATGGGCCTGCAGGAGCTCCTCCGGCAACCCCGCGCTCTCCCGTCCGAATACCAGGGCACAGTCCGCAGGGTAGCTGAGCTCGGTGTATACCTTCGCTCCCTTGGTGCTGAGAAAAAAGAGGGGCGTCCCGGGATTCGCCTCCAGAAAAGCTGAAAAACTCGGATACCGTGCGTAATCAATGAGGTGCCAGTAATCGAGGCCGGCACGTTTGACCATCTTTTCCTCCAGGGAGAATCCTAAAGGTTCTATAAGGTTGAGTTGTGCCCCCAGGGCGGCGCAGGTCCGGCCTATGTTTCCGGTGTTCTGGGGTATTTCCGGTTCCACAAGTACAATTTTCACGGTAGTACCTCAAGCAGACATCCGTTCCCCTTCAATATTTTGAAACGGACCAGATATCCCGGTGGGGGAGATATACGGAACGTTCCCTCATGCATTCCAGGGGATCGATGGAATAGTAATATGCGGAGTCCCGCAAAATGTGCCCGGGGATTTCTTCCCACGTATCGAAGGACGCAGGTCCGTAGCCGGCGTAATGGATATACCCCCAGGGACCGAATTCCTCCTTCCGATAGACGGTAACAAAGTCGCAGGGAAGATCCCCTTCGTAATCCCCTTCGGCTTCCAGGGCAAGAATCTTTGTCTCGCAGCCCAGACGGCGAAGGATATCGTAATAGAAGAGAGCGAACTCCAGGCAGTCCCCTTCGCCTTTCTCGATAAGTTCTTCAGGCAGCAGGAGTGTTTCGTCCTTTTCAAACTGGATAAGACTGCCGACAACGCTGTGAACAGCACTGGAGAGTTCGGTTCCGCTCTGGAGAAGCCGCAGAACAAGTTCCCGCATTTTCCTGCTGTTGGTCAGGTACTCTCTGTAGTTATGTGTTTCGTGGGCGCGTTCGTTTTCTGCCTCCGTCAGGGCATACCCAAGGCCATCCAGGAGGCCCAGGCCGTCGTGAATCCCCCACAGGGGCTGTTCTCTGGAGGCCACCAGGGCGGCGGCAAGAAGCACTTCGGTGTAATCGATCGTTCCCCGGGGATTCAGGAGATCAACTGCCTGGATTACCGTTACAGTGTAATTGTTGGCATACTCTCCGCTGACAATCTCCCGCCAGTAGACGTTTGAATAATAATCACGAATAACCGATTCCAGCTCCGGACCGGGGGGATCAAAACGGTAGACGTTCTCGATATTCCAGTGGGGAAATTCTACACGATAGGTCAGGTGACCAAGACGTTCGACTTTCAGCCCCTGGGTTTCGCCTTTGCCGCTGTTTTTCGTCATATCCTCGAGGTTCCTGATAATCCCGGCTTCCACCAGATACGCCGTCGGTTCAGGGCTTTGCAGGCCTGCAGGCATTCCCCGGGTAAAATCGGCAAGATCAACGGATATGATACTGCTGCGGTCCGGGGCACGGCCAAGCATTTCGGGATCGGCATGGCGGTAAATTCTTACGGACTGTTCCTCTCCGCTGAGAAGAGCTCCGGAACACAAGGCAAGTATGAATAAAACAGATGCAAGAGGTCTCATCAGGAAAGTCCCTCCATAATC
Coding sequences within it:
- a CDS encoding nicotinate phosphoribosyltransferase, producing the protein MTISPLFTDLYELTMAQGYLLNHHNPHVVFDMFFRRQPYGGGFAIFAGIDTLLDDLEGLKFSCDDISYLGSLGYFGDEFLEYLSEFRFSGSVLSFREGSLVFPEEPLIRVEAPLIEAQIIESLLLNIVNFQTLIATKAARVLVATEFGSILEFGMRRAQGYNGALMASRAAYIGGASGTSNTLAGRLYNIPVSGTMAHSWVMAFDSEAESFERYSELYPDTSILLIDTFDTLNQGIENAIIIGKKLRKQGKRIGVRLDSGDLSYLSKQVRARLDAAGLRYAFIAVSGDLNEQIAAQLLAEGAPVDVWGVGTQLATGHPDAAVSGVYKLSARYQGRQIIPTMKVSNNPAKMTNPGIKQVFRFYDKDRTPLRDVIQLADEPIPEGPMELHHPTLHYKRTMFSAFHSAEEQLLPVMREGKRLNPQEDLKIIRDRVITQLQRMDETFLRQINPHEYKISLSRALRDLKFRMIDEYNRG
- the pncA gene encoding bifunctional nicotinamidase/pyrazinamidase encodes the protein MKKALIIVDLQRDFCPGGALAVKDGDSIVPAVNSLAKSFDKVVATRDWHPKNHISFASNHPGKKVQEILKTGDIEQVLWPDHCVPGTPGAEFHPDLDQRTLDLIISKGTSPKLDSYSGFFENDHLTPTGLDGYLKNLGINDLAVCGLATDYCVFYTVMDAIKLGYKVDLVSDCVRGVDFPPGNVQERLEEMQKAGARIVASEDPA
- the serS gene encoding serine--tRNA ligase, which encodes MLDLKFIRDNADAVRRNIANRFMTADLDKVIALYEERNRLLNEVDDLRRQRNENAAKMKGKLPPDERAPLVEEGKRLKEDIAGLEERLKTVSAELKEAAEKIPNMAHPDAPVGKEDKDNLEIRRFGEPVSFDFPAKDHVQLAQELDLVDFDTAAKVSGTKFYYLKNEAVFLELALIRYAMDILQKKGFTPTITPDIAKEEILEGIGFNPRGSESNIYSLEGTGTCLVGTAEITLGGYHSDSILDAADLPLKMAGFSHCFRREAGAAGQFSKGLYRVHQFSKVEMFVYCTPDQSEEIHQELLAIEEEIFKGLEVPFRVVDTCTGDLGSPAYRKYDLEAWMPGRGEAGDWGEVTSTSNCTDYQSRRLGVRFKDEGRNSYVHMLNGTAVAVSRAIIAILENFQQADGSVRIPSALVPYTGFDTIRPK
- the proC gene encoding pyrroline-5-carboxylate reductase; amino-acid sequence: MIRSIGFIGYGNMGSALATGLHKESPETALIVQEPDTAKAECAVNDCGARVNLPVPEFCEASDIILVALKPQLLRKVLGAYAPYTKGKKIISIAAGTPISLFTELLSTDQVIRFMPNIAARVGKALTALSCAEKVTAEFRGEALYLAGCAGNTVELPESSMAAFTGLCGSGIAYVFAFLHALALGGTGEGIPYSTSLEIALGTLEGAVGLVREGNEHPVSLLSTVISPGGTTIQGVAALEEGGFTASVMDAVGRAASRARELE
- a CDS encoding tRNA (cytidine(34)-2'-O)-methyltransferase; its protein translation is MKIVLVEPEIPQNTGNIGRTCAALGAQLNLIEPLGFSLEEKMVKRAGLDYWHLIDYARYPSFSAFLEANPGTPLFFLSTKGAKVYTELSYPADCALVFGRESAGLPEELLQAHPERCIRIPMREEARSMNLANSVAIAAFEVMRQNNFPGLLREGSPRTFSWS